One region of Daphnia pulicaria isolate SC F1-1A chromosome 7, SC_F0-13Bv2, whole genome shotgun sequence genomic DNA includes:
- the LOC124348731 gene encoding zinc finger BED domain-containing protein 4-like, giving the protein MASVSSGGSLPDDNFSNDSLDYVLQDVQTENDADDFRSLMDEIGIVEGDHDEPNENLKSKVWQYFTTDGTSRSKATCKLYEKLIDRSGGSTKNMIRHLRNVHKKEPGCASGKKSSGQKRQQRVSTKENLRLDRLFAMLMCADYQPFSMSDSVAFRNFVRALNQSWTPPSRTAVSECLVPALAKEIEERLIDLLKKVDDISLTTDAWTSKATENFEALTGHFIDEDFKFQSVTIGIEQLLDQTAAGHAQLIRNLLDKHEGLLEKVRSLTSDNASVMKLTAKLLNLEWFGCFPHTVNLVVKDGLKISQCVALLSSIRTTVSYFKRSSKAMARLHDVQRQLNLPLHRLIRDCETRWSSTYDMIARYIEQFPAIQLVCSEEAFLHPTLSAVDLQELKKLRDLLKPFAEITTLMSSETNVTASSIIYYSNQLMKAAAFGNLTSSDYPVSAAVASAMRASMFSRKFDHHQFSRVLRMCTILDPRFKTHTFSNAITINEAKHALYEAAANVHPEEEETVAYEVTGSLFDDLDRAVCISKVTAHAQTASRNEVDNYLSETTLGHQLDPLEWWKERRDRYPRLVVLVRRYLCIIMNSVPCERIFSKMGLVVTDRRTNLTAEKASLVGVVASNLKHLESN; this is encoded by the exons ATGGCGAGTGTGAGTTCTGGTGGCTCTTTACCCGACGACAACTTTTCCAACGACAGCCTCGATTACGTCCTTCAGGACGTTCAAACTGAAAACGATGCAGATGATTTCAGATCATTGATGGATGAGATTGGCATAGTG GAAGGTGACCATGATGAACCtaacgaaaatttgaaaagtaaaGTTTGGCAGTACTTCACCACTGATGGGACAAGTAGAAGCAAAGCCACGTGTAAGCTCTACGAAAAACTTATCGACCGCTCGGGTGGGTCTACGAAAAATATGATTCGTCATCTTCGAAATGTACACAAGAAGGAACCTGGCTGTGCATCTGGCAAAa aatcGTCGGGGCAAAAACGGCAACAACGTGTCTCCACTAAAGAAAATCTCCGCCTGGATCGTCTGTTTGCCATGTTGATGTGTGCCGATTACCAGCCTTTCAGCATGAGTGACAGCGTGGCTTTTCGAAACTTCGTCCGTGCATTGAATCAGTCATGGACACCACCTTCCAGAACTGCAGTCAGCGAATGCCTAGTTCCGGCGCTGGccaaagaaatagaagaaaggTTGATAGATCTTCTGAAGAAAGTTGACGACATCTCTCTCACAACTGATGCCTGGACTTCTAAGGCAACGGAAAATTTTGAAGCACTCACGGGCCACTTCATTGACGAAGATTTCAAGTTCCAATCGGTGACTATAGGCATTGAACAACTACTGGATCAAACAGCCGCAGGCCATGCGCAACTAATTCGGAATCTGCTTGACAAACACGAGGGCTTGCTTGAAAAAGTAAGATCTCTTACAAGTGACAATGCCAGTGTCATGAAGTTAACCGCTAAATTACTTAACTTGGAATGGTTTGGATGTTTCCCACACACTGTCAATTTAGTCGTTAAGGACGGTTTGAAGATTTCGCAATGCGTTGCTCTGTTATCCAGCATTCGTACAACTGTTTCATATTTCAAGCGGAGCAGCAAAGCCATGGCGAGACTACATGATGTGCAGCGGCAATTGAATCTTCCTCTACATCGCCTCATACGCGATTGTGAGACTCGCTGGTCTTCAACTTACGATATGATTGCCCGTTACATTGAGCAATTTCCAGCAATCCAGCTTGTTTGTAGTGAAGAAGCCTTTCTCCACCCAACCCTGTCTGCAGTTGATCTACAGGAACTCAAGAAGCTTAGAGATTTGCTGAAACCTTTCGCTGAAATAACTACACTTATGTCGTCGGAAACGAACGTTACTGCTTCTTCg ATAATTTACTACTCAAATCAGCTGATGAAAGCTGCAGCATTTGGAAACTTGACATCATCAGATTACCCGGTTTCGGCCGCAGTTGCAAGTGCCATGCGTGCTTCAATGTTCTCAAGGAAGTTTGACCATCACCAATTCAGCCGTGTTTTGAGAATGTGCACGATATTAGATCCGCGATTCAAGACTCATACTTTTTCAAATGCAATCACCATCAATGAGGCGAAGCACGCCCTTTACGAGGCTGCTGCAAACGTTcatccagaagaagaagagacggtCGCATATGAAGTTACAGGTTCGCTTTTCGACGACCTTGATCGGGCTGTCTGCATATCAAAAGTTACGGCTCACGCACAAACTGCTTCGAGGAATGAAGTTGACAACTATTTATCTGAAACAACCCTCGGCCATCAGCTTGATCCATTGGAATGGTGGAAGGAGAGACGG